A single Triticum dicoccoides isolate Atlit2015 ecotype Zavitan chromosome 2A, WEW_v2.0, whole genome shotgun sequence DNA region contains:
- the LOC119358634 gene encoding tyrosine N-monooxygenase-like, whose protein sequence is MTLGTLLIMVTLLVYFVLKNKRVLLSQQQPGRRGRLPPGPATLPIIGNMHQLILNKPAVFRWIHGLLKEMNTDIMCLRLGATHVIVVACPQIACEVLRKKDDVFASRPTTFASGLFSFGYMGSIFSPHGEQWKKMRRVLTVEILASSMELKLHHLREEEYSHLNKTLCSDMACPSNIVNIRHVTQHFVGNMIRRLVFGKRYFSDLPASSTSGPGHDEVAHVAALFTALNHLYSFCVSDYFPALVGLDLDGQEKVSKDAMQTINRLHDPIIEERILERSSSLDKGGEKKEARDILDVLVHLKDVEGQPLLSLQEIRAQTAEMMFAAVDNPSNAVEWALAEMMNKPEIMQKATEELDTVVGKDRLVQESDIPRLNYLKSCIREAFRMHPYHALNVPHVAMADTTIAGYTIPKDSHILLSRLGLGHNPKIWTEPLEFRPERHLNTANVLLTDPGLRFISFSSGRRGCPGISLGTSMTMMLFARMLQGFTWTKLSGVKSISLREGNVGLALAEPLVLQAKPRLAAHLYI, encoded by the exons ATGACTCTTGGTACTCTTCTTATCATGGTGACTTTGCTGGTGTATTTTGTCTTGAAGAATAAAAGAGTGCTATTGTCCCAGCAGCAACCTGGGCGACGAGGCAGGCTGCCCCCGGGGCCTGCCACGCTGCCCATCATCGGTAACATGCACCAGCTGATTCTTAACAAGCCAGCGGTATTCCGGTGGATCCATGGCCTGCTGAAGGAGATGAACACAGACATCATGTGCCTCCGTCTTGGGGCTACTCATGTCATTGTTGTGGCATGCCCACAAATAGCCTGTGAGGTACTGCGAAAAAAAGACGATGTTTTCGCCTCCCGTCCCAccaccttcgcctcaggcttgttcAGCTTCGGGTACATGGGCTCCATCTTCTCACCACACGGAGAGCAGTGGAAGAAGATGAGGCGCGTCCTCACCGTTGAGATCCTTGCCTCGTCCATGGAGCTAAAGCTCCACCACCTCCGGGAAGAGGAGTACAGCCACCTTAATAAAACTCTTTGCAGCGACATGGCATGTCCAAGCAACATTGTCAACATCCGTCATGTAACACAACACTTCGTTGGTAACATGATAAGAAGGCTTGTGTTCGGTAAGAGATACTTCAGTGACCTACCAGCTTCATCCACTAGTGGGCCTGGACATGATGAGGTGGCACATGTTGCCGCTCTCTTCACGGCCCTCAACCATCTCTATAGCTTCTGTGTGTCCGACTACTTCCCGGCCCTCGTAGGCCTCGACCTGGATGGCCAGGAAAAGGTTTCCAAGGATGCCATGCAAACAATCAACCGGTTGCATGATCCCATTATAGAAGAGCGGATCCTCGAAAGGTCATCAAGTCTTGACAAAGGTGGTGAAAAGAAAGAGGCGAGAGACATTTTGGACGTCCTGGTTCATCTTAAAGATGTAGAGGGACAACCATTGCTGTCCCTACAAGAAATTAGAGCACAAACAGCG GAAATGATGTTTGCAGCAGTCGATAACCCATCTAATGCGGTTGAGTGGGCACTTGCTGAGATGATGAACAAACCagagatcatgcaaaaagcaactgAGGAACTCGATACTGTTGTCGGTAAAGATAGACTAGTCCAAGAGTCTGACATTCCACGGCTAAACTATCTCAAATCATGCATCCGGGAGGCCTTCCGCATGCATCCATACCATGCTCTTAACGTACCCCATGTCGCCATGGCGGACACAACTATTGCTGGCTACACCATACCCAAGGATAGTCACATACTTCTAAGCCGGCTTGGACTTGGCCACAATCCCAAGATCTGGACTGAACCACTAGAGTTTAGGCCCGAGAGGCATTTGAACACCGCGAATGTACTTCTCACCGATCCAGGCCTACGTTTCATTTCATTTAGTAGTGGGAGGAGGGGTTGCCCTGGGATTTCACTTGGTACCTCTATGACAATGATGTTGTTCGCAAGGATGCTGCAGGGATTCACTTGGACAAAGCTTTCCGGCGTTAAGAGTATCAGTCTCCGAGAAGGCAATGTGGGCCTTGCACTAGCTGAACCCCTTGTTCTGCAAGCTAAACCACGGTTGGCCGCACATCTCTATATATGA